Sequence from the Afifella aestuarii genome:
GAGGTCGATATCGCGCTCGACCCGCTGGAAGGCACCACCATCTGCGCAAAAAACCTTCCCAACTCGCTCGCCGTCATTGCGATCACCCATCGCAACGGCCTGTTGAATGCGCCTGATGTCTACATGGACAAGCTCGCCATCGGCCCGGGCTTTCCGGAAGATTTCATCGAGCTCGATATGCCGCCCGAGGAAATCGTGCGCCGCATCGCCAAGGAAAAGGACGTCCGTCCGCACGAGCTTACGGCATGCATTCTCGACCGGCCGCGTCATCAGAAGCTGATCGAGGCGGTGCGAGACACGGGTGTGGCCATCCGCCTGATCGGTGACGGCGATGTTGCCGGCATCATTCATACGACGGATCCAGAGACGACCGGGATCGACTTCTACATCGGCTCGGGCGGCGCGCCCGAAGGTGTTCTCGCAGCCGCCGCGTTGCGCTGCATGGGCGGACAGATCTGGGGACGTCTCACGCTCGATACGGACGAAAAGCGCGCGCGCGCCGAACGCATGGGGATCAGCGAGCCGCGCAAGATCTACTCGACGGAAGACATGGCGTCAGGCGACGTGCTCTTTGCGGCCACGGGCGTGACAGATGGCAATCTTCTGCAGGGTGTGAGCTTCCGCCGCGGCGTGGCCATGACCCATACGATCGTCACCCGTTCGCATACGGGCACGCAGCGCTGGGTTCGCGCCAAGCACATCGTTGAGGACAAGTTCGAATTCATCGACTGATCCTCAGCTTCCGGGCGAAGCGGCGGCCTACGGGCCGCCGCACCGTTGCCAGAAAGACGGGGACCGTCATCGCTCGCTTGTGGCGCGGCGGTAGCAGCGGGACAGCTGCTGCCGCATAATGCTCGAATGTGGGGTCGACCCGAATCATCTCGTAGTCTTGTGGCGCCGGGCATTTGTCTCGGCGTCGATGCGTCTCTCAAGGGCCGCGTCTGGCGCATGCGTTTGGATGCGCGCGGGGAGGCCGCGGCCACGGCTCTGGCGCAACGCACCGGCTTGTCCGAGAGCATCTGTCGCGTTCTTGCTGGACGCGGCATCTCGGACGATGGTGCGGAGGCGTTTCTGGGCCCGTCGCTGAAGACGGACATGCCGGACCCCTCCTGCCTCATGGATATGGATCTGGCTGCCGGGCGTCTCGCCGATGCCATCGAGCGCCGCGAAAAGGTGGCAATCTTCGGCGATTACGACGTGGATGGTGCGACCTCTGCAGCCCTTCTTTCGGACACGCTCTCCGGGCTGGGGGTCACGACCGAGATCTACATTCCCGACCGCCTGATCGAAGGCTATGGACCGAACCCTGAGGCGATCGACCGCCTCATCGATGCGGGTGCAGAGCTGATCGTCACCGTCGATTGCGGCGCGACGAGCTTCGAAGCTTTGGAGCGGGCACATGCGCGTGGCGTCGATGTCGTTGTCATCGACCACCATCAGATGGGGCTCGATCGCCCGAAGACCGTCGCCCTCGTCAATCCCAACCGGCAGGACTGCCTCTCGGGCCTCGGCCATCTTGCAGCGGTCGGTCTCGTCTTCATGACGGCTGTCGCGCTCCTGCGGGAATTGCGCCGTCGACGCTACACTGGGGCTCTGCCGGATCTCCTCTCGGGCCTCGATCTCGTCGCGCTTGGCACGATCTGTGACGTCGTTCCGTTGACGGGCCTCAACCGGGCTTTCGTGACCAAGGGGCTCGTTGCGTTACGCCACGGCGGCCGCCCGGGATTGCAGGCGCTCGCCGCCGCGGCGCGCCTCAAAGGACCTGTCGAAACCAGCCATTGCGGCTTTCTCCTCGGACCGCGCATCAATGCCGGGGGACGCATCGGTGACGCCGGTCTCGGCGCGCGGCTCCTGACGACGCGGGACGCCGCCGAGGCCGAAAGCATTGCCGCCACGCTCGAACGCCTGAACGCAGAACGCCAGGCGATCGAGGCAGAAGCTGTCGCTGAGGCCTGTGCGCAGGCGGATGCCGCCATCACACGGGCGGGCGAAACGCCGTCCATTCTCGTCGTCGTCGGTGAGACCTGGCATCCGGGCGTCGTCGGTCTCGTTGCCTCGCGCCTCAAAGAACGCTTCCAACGTCCGGCGCTCGCCATCACCTTTGATGGGCCGAGCGGAAACGGCACGGGGTCTGCCCGCTCGATCGCGGGCGTCGATCTCGGAGCAGCCGTTCGCGCCGCACTCGCCGCTGGATTGCTGGAAAAAGGCGGCGGACACAAAATGGCGGCGGGAGTGACCGTTCGCAGAGAGAAGCTCGAGGAGCTGCAGCGGTTTCTGATTGCGGAGCTCGAAGCTCCCGTCGAGACGGCGCTCATCGATGATTGCATGAAGATCGACGGCCTCATCACCGCCGATGGGGCGAGCCGGGAGTTCTTTGCCGAGATAGAGAAATGCGGCCCCTATGGCGCCGGGCACCCGTCGCCGGTGTTCGTATTGCCCGCCCATCGCATTGCCTATGTGGATACCGTCGGCAACGGACATATCCGTCTCGATCTCCGCTCCAAAAGCGGAGGGCGGATCAAGGCGATGGCATTTCGCGAAGCTGAAACCCCGCTCGGCCGCGCGCTTCTGTCGTCACGCGGGGAGGCGATGCATATCGCGGGCACGCTTTCTCTGAACCGCTGGGGCGGACAGGAGAAGGTGGAAATGAAGCTTCTCGACGCAGCGCCGGCCTAGAGGCCGATGGCGAAATGACCTCGCCTCAGCCAGCCGATTTTCCTTGTCCGATACTACGACGGTTCGAAAATGCCGGCCGTCCGTATGCCTGCGCGAGAACAATTCTCTAATTCTATCTATGATGCTACCCTACCGGCTAATTTTCGGGGGGCGTCACATGCTGAAAACCTTGTTCTCAAGCGCTTGTCTCATCACTTTCGGGAGTGTCGCGCAGGCCGACTGCTTCGACGGTCTCGGGTGCACCGACATGCATCGTTTCGAGCAGGGCGCGTTGCGCACGATGCGTTGCAGCGACCTCTGGTATATCCGGAACCGGGTTTTCGACGAAAACGGCTATTGCTTCAGCACCGCGCGTGGTCGGGCCAACTTCGACAATTCCGATTGCTGGGAGCCGGATCAAAGCCGCGTCAGAATGAGCGCGATCGAGCGCGCTAACGTCGATGCGATCGTTCGCGCCGAGCGAGCGCTTGGCTGCCGGTAACAACTGCCAAGCAGTCACCCGTCGACGAGGGTACTCGTCGGCTCACGCTTTCAGGCGTTTGGCATGCCACGCGAGATGGTCCTCCATGAAGGTGGAGATGAAATAATAGGAATGATCGTAGCCCGGCTGCATTCGAAGGATTAGCGGGATGCCGCCCCCCGCGCAGGCTTTCTCGAAGAGCTCGGGCCTCAGCTGCTCGGCCAGAAAATTGTCGCCCGTCCCCTGATCGACCAAGAATTCCGGAAAGCGCGCGCCGTCGGCGATGAGAGCGCAGGCGTCATACTGCCTCCAGCTCTGTTCGTCCCGTCCGAGATAGGCGGGCAACGCTTTCTGGCCCCAAGGCACGTCGATCGGTGCAACGATTGGAGCGAAGGCCGAACACGCCAAGTAGCGGTCGGGATTTTTGAGCGCCAGCGTCAAAGCTCCATGCCCGCCCATCGAATGGCCGAAGATCGATTGCCGCTCGGGATCGACGGGGAAGTTCGCTGCAATCACAGCCGGAAGCTCGTCCCGGATATAGCTTTCCATGCGGAAATGCCGGGCCCACGGGTCTTCCGTCGCGTCGAGATAAAAGCCCGCGCCCTGACCCAGATCATAGGCGTCCTCATCGGCAACGCCCTCTCCGCGGGGAGAGGTGTCGGGACAGACGACGATCAGGCCGTGTTCCGCGGCCGCTCGGCGGTATTCGCCCTTTTCCATGACGTTGGCATGGGTGCAGGTGAGCCCTGACAGATAGGTGACAACAGGGCAGGGCGCGACCTTCGCCTGCGGCGGAACGAAGACGGCGAATGTCATCTCGGTTCCGGTCGCTTCAGAGGCATGGCTGTAGACGCCCTGCGTGCCGCCATGAGCGGCCCAGGTCGAAATGGTCTTCACGGGGATCTCCCTTGGCTGCGGCGACGGACGCCTCAATAGACGACGACGCTGCGGATCGATTCGCCCGCATGCATCAGATCGAAGCCGCGATTAATCTCTTCGAGAGACAAGAGGTGGGTGATCATCGGATCGATGTCGATCTTTCCCTCCATGTACCAGTCGACGATTTTGGGAACATCGGTCCGCCCCCTTGCGCCGCCGAATGCCGTGCCCTTCCAGGTACGGCCCGTCACCAGCTGAAAAGGCCGCGTGGAAATCTCCGCACCCGCAGGTGCCACGCCGATGACGATCGACTGACCCCAGCCACGGTGCGCCGATTCGAGGGCCTGGCGCATGACCGTGACATTGCCGGTGCAGTCGAAGGTGTAGTCGGCCCCGCCGATCTGGTCTGCGCCGCGCTTCGTCAGGTTCACGAGATAAGGGACGAGATCCTCGCCAATCTCCTTCGGATTGACAAAATGCGTCATGCCGAAGCGCTCACCCCATTCCTTTTTGGAATTGTTGAGGTCGACGCCGATGATCATGTCCGCCCCGACGAGCCGCAGCCCCTGGATGACGTTCAGGCCGATCCCGCCGAGGCCGAAGACGATGGCCGTGGCCCCGGGCTCGACTTGTGCAGTGTTGACGACGGCTCCAACGCCTGTCGTCACCCCGCAGCCGATGTAGCAGATCTTGTCGAACGGAGCGTCCTCGCGGACTTTCGCGACCGCAATCTCCGGCAGCACGGTGAAATTCGCGAAGGTCGATGTGCCCATGTAATGGTGCAGCGGCTTGCCATCGATGGAGAACCGCGAGGTCCCGTCGGGCATCAACCCCTGACCCTGCGTGGAACGGATCGCCGTGCACAGGTTGGTCTTGCGAGACAGGCAGGAGGGGCATTCGCGGCATTCGGGCGTATAGAGCGGAATGACGTGGTCGCCCTTTTTGACGCTCGTGACGCCCGGCCCGACATCGACGACGACGCCGGCACCCTCGTGCCCCAGAATCGACGGGAAGAGCCCTTCGGGGTCGGCGCCCGACAAAGTGAATTCGTCAGTGTGGCAGATTCCGGTCGCCTTCACCTCGACGAGCACTTCGCCCTCTCTCGGGCCCTCGAGCTGAACATT
This genomic interval carries:
- the glpX gene encoding class II fructose-bisphosphatase, whose amino-acid sequence is MADIDLSAMDRVLTLELVRVTERAAVAAAMMRGRGDEKAADQAAVDAMRNELNRLSIRGRVVIGEGERDEAPMLFIGEEVGNGDGPEVDIALDPLEGTTICAKNLPNSLAVIAITHRNGLLNAPDVYMDKLAIGPGFPEDFIELDMPPEEIVRRIAKEKDVRPHELTACILDRPRHQKLIEAVRDTGVAIRLIGDGDVAGIIHTTDPETTGIDFYIGSGGAPEGVLAAAALRCMGGQIWGRLTLDTDEKRARAERMGISEPRKIYSTEDMASGDVLFAATGVTDGNLLQGVSFRRGVAMTHTIVTRSHTGTQRWVRAKHIVEDKFEFID
- the recJ gene encoding single-stranded-DNA-specific exonuclease RecJ, giving the protein MWGRPESSRSLVAPGICLGVDASLKGRVWRMRLDARGEAAATALAQRTGLSESICRVLAGRGISDDGAEAFLGPSLKTDMPDPSCLMDMDLAAGRLADAIERREKVAIFGDYDVDGATSAALLSDTLSGLGVTTEIYIPDRLIEGYGPNPEAIDRLIDAGAELIVTVDCGATSFEALERAHARGVDVVVIDHHQMGLDRPKTVALVNPNRQDCLSGLGHLAAVGLVFMTAVALLRELRRRRYTGALPDLLSGLDLVALGTICDVVPLTGLNRAFVTKGLVALRHGGRPGLQALAAAARLKGPVETSHCGFLLGPRINAGGRIGDAGLGARLLTTRDAAEAESIAATLERLNAERQAIEAEAVAEACAQADAAITRAGETPSILVVVGETWHPGVVGLVASRLKERFQRPALAITFDGPSGNGTGSARSIAGVDLGAAVRAALAAGLLEKGGGHKMAAGVTVRREKLEELQRFLIAELEAPVETALIDDCMKIDGLITADGASREFFAEIEKCGPYGAGHPSPVFVLPAHRIAYVDTVGNGHIRLDLRSKSGGRIKAMAFREAETPLGRALLSSRGEAMHIAGTLSLNRWGGQEKVEMKLLDAAPA
- a CDS encoding YARHG domain-containing protein gives rise to the protein MLKTLFSSACLITFGSVAQADCFDGLGCTDMHRFEQGALRTMRCSDLWYIRNRVFDENGYCFSTARGRANFDNSDCWEPDQSRVRMSAIERANVDAIVRAERALGCR
- the fghA gene encoding S-formylglutathione hydrolase; this encodes MKTISTWAAHGGTQGVYSHASEATGTEMTFAVFVPPQAKVAPCPVVTYLSGLTCTHANVMEKGEYRRAAAEHGLIVVCPDTSPRGEGVADEDAYDLGQGAGFYLDATEDPWARHFRMESYIRDELPAVIAANFPVDPERQSIFGHSMGGHGALTLALKNPDRYLACSAFAPIVAPIDVPWGQKALPAYLGRDEQSWRQYDACALIADGARFPEFLVDQGTGDNFLAEQLRPELFEKACAGGGIPLILRMQPGYDHSYYFISTFMEDHLAWHAKRLKA
- a CDS encoding S-(hydroxymethyl)glutathione dehydrogenase/class III alcohol dehydrogenase, translating into MDVRAAVAFEAGKPLEITNVQLEGPREGEVLVEVKATGICHTDEFTLSGADPEGLFPSILGHEGAGVVVDVGPGVTSVKKGDHVIPLYTPECRECPSCLSRKTNLCTAIRSTQGQGLMPDGTSRFSIDGKPLHHYMGTSTFANFTVLPEIAVAKVREDAPFDKICYIGCGVTTGVGAVVNTAQVEPGATAIVFGLGGIGLNVIQGLRLVGADMIIGVDLNNSKKEWGERFGMTHFVNPKEIGEDLVPYLVNLTKRGADQIGGADYTFDCTGNVTVMRQALESAHRGWGQSIVIGVAPAGAEISTRPFQLVTGRTWKGTAFGGARGRTDVPKIVDWYMEGKIDIDPMITHLLSLEEINRGFDLMHAGESIRSVVVY